One genomic segment of Microbacterium sp. BLY includes these proteins:
- a CDS encoding biotin carboxylase N-terminal domain-containing protein, translating to MPEIAKVLVANRGEIAVRIVRAARDSGIASVAVYADQDRDALHVRLADEAYALGGATSGETYLQIEKILSVARRAGADAVHPGYGFLAENAEFARAVIDAGMTWIGPSPEAIEALGDKVTARHVAEKVGAPLAPGTPGPVSGADEVVAFAKEYGLPIAIKAAYGGGGRGLKVARELDEVEELFESATREAVAAFGRGECFVEKYLDKPRHVETQCLADAEGNVVIISTRDCSLQRRHQKLVEEAPAPFLTPEQNEKLYSASKAILKEVGYVGAGTCEFLIGADGTVSFLEVNTRLQVEHPVSEEVTGIDLVREQFRIAAGGTIDYDDPQPQGHSIEFRINGEDPGRGFLPQPGPIHVFKTFGGPGIRLDSGVTAGDAVSGAFDSLLAKIIVTGKDRAEALERSRRALDEFEVAGLPTVIPFHRKVVRDPAFTAEDGTFGVYTRWIETEFDNDIPAWDGELEAPAPANARHTVVVEVGGKRLEVSLPDRVATVPGTTGRPAAVPPSRRSHATVANAGASGDAVKSPMQATVVKVAVEEGQQVVKGDLVVVLEAMKMEQPLQAHKDGVVGNINADAGATVAAGHQLLTIS from the coding sequence ATGCCTGAAATCGCGAAGGTGCTCGTCGCCAACCGCGGCGAGATCGCCGTCCGCATCGTCCGTGCCGCTCGTGACTCCGGGATCGCCTCGGTCGCCGTCTACGCCGATCAGGATCGTGACGCTCTGCACGTGCGCCTGGCCGACGAGGCCTACGCGCTCGGCGGCGCGACCAGCGGGGAGACCTACCTCCAGATCGAGAAGATCCTCTCCGTCGCCCGCCGCGCCGGCGCCGACGCCGTGCACCCCGGCTACGGGTTCCTCGCCGAGAACGCCGAATTTGCTCGCGCCGTGATCGACGCGGGCATGACCTGGATCGGCCCCTCCCCGGAGGCCATCGAGGCGCTCGGCGACAAGGTCACCGCCCGCCACGTCGCCGAGAAGGTCGGCGCCCCGCTCGCCCCTGGCACCCCCGGTCCGGTCTCCGGAGCCGACGAGGTCGTGGCCTTCGCGAAGGAGTACGGTCTCCCGATCGCGATCAAGGCCGCGTACGGCGGCGGCGGACGCGGCCTCAAGGTCGCCCGCGAACTGGACGAGGTCGAAGAGCTGTTCGAGTCCGCGACGCGCGAGGCCGTGGCCGCGTTCGGTCGCGGCGAGTGCTTCGTGGAGAAGTACCTCGACAAGCCCCGCCACGTCGAGACCCAGTGCCTCGCCGATGCCGAGGGCAACGTCGTCATCATCTCCACCCGCGACTGCTCCCTGCAGCGCCGCCACCAGAAGCTCGTGGAGGAGGCTCCCGCCCCCTTCCTGACGCCCGAGCAGAACGAGAAGCTCTACTCGGCCTCGAAGGCCATCCTCAAGGAGGTCGGCTACGTGGGCGCCGGCACCTGCGAGTTCCTGATCGGCGCCGACGGCACCGTGTCCTTCCTCGAGGTGAACACCCGTCTGCAGGTCGAGCACCCCGTGTCCGAAGAGGTCACCGGCATCGACCTGGTCCGCGAGCAGTTCCGCATCGCCGCGGGCGGCACGATCGACTACGACGATCCGCAGCCGCAGGGCCACTCCATCGAGTTCCGCATCAACGGCGAGGACCCCGGCCGCGGGTTCCTCCCCCAGCCGGGCCCCATCCACGTCTTCAAGACGTTCGGCGGCCCGGGCATCCGCCTCGACTCCGGCGTCACCGCCGGGGACGCGGTCTCGGGCGCGTTCGACTCGCTGCTGGCGAAGATCATCGTCACCGGCAAGGACCGCGCCGAGGCGCTGGAGCGTTCGCGCCGGGCCCTCGACGAGTTCGAGGTCGCGGGCCTTCCCACCGTCATCCCGTTCCACCGCAAGGTCGTCCGCGACCCCGCCTTCACGGCCGAGGACGGGACGTTCGGCGTCTACACGCGCTGGATCGAGACGGAGTTCGACAACGACATCCCCGCATGGGACGGCGAGCTCGAGGCTCCGGCTCCCGCGAACGCCCGGCACACGGTCGTGGTCGAGGTGGGCGGCAAGCGCCTGGAGGTCAGCCTTCCTGATCGCGTCGCGACAGTGCCGGGGACCACGGGTCGCCCGGCGGCCGTCCCGCCGTCGCGCCGCAGCCACGCCACCGTCGCCAACGCCGGTGCGTCGGGCGACGCGGTGAAGTCGCCCATGCAGGCCACGGTCGTCAAGGTCGCCGTCGAGGAGGGGCAGCAGGTCGTCAAGGGCGACCTCGTCGTCGTCCTCGAGGCCATGAAGATGGAGCAGCCGCTGCAGGCGCACAAGGACGGCGTCGTCGGCAACATCAACGCCGATGCGGGGGCCACGGTCGCCGCCGGTCACC
- a CDS encoding nucleoside triphosphate pyrophosphatase — protein MRVCLASTSPARLMLLRQAGIEPLTLSPDVDEDALATAAEERMGPLAPADLVLLLARAKAAAVAERLAAEGDFDGIVIGGDSMFALGDRVYGKPYTAEEATRRWREMRGATGVLHSGHSVFRVAPGAAPVEATAVADAAVTFADDVCEEEIAAYVASGEPLHVAGAFTVDSLGGAFITRVEGDPSTVVGMSLSTVRRLAADLGVRWTDLWS, from the coding sequence ATGCGCGTCTGCCTCGCCTCGACTTCCCCCGCCCGGCTCATGCTGCTGCGCCAGGCGGGCATCGAACCCCTCACCCTCTCCCCCGATGTGGACGAGGACGCCCTCGCGACCGCCGCCGAGGAGCGCATGGGCCCCCTGGCCCCTGCCGACCTCGTGCTGCTGCTCGCCCGGGCCAAGGCGGCCGCGGTCGCGGAGCGACTGGCCGCCGAGGGCGACTTCGACGGCATCGTGATCGGCGGGGATTCGATGTTCGCGCTCGGGGACCGCGTCTACGGCAAGCCCTATACCGCCGAAGAGGCCACGCGACGGTGGCGGGAGATGCGCGGCGCGACCGGGGTGCTGCACTCCGGGCACTCGGTGTTCCGTGTCGCGCCGGGGGCCGCCCCCGTCGAGGCGACCGCGGTCGCCGACGCCGCGGTGACGTTCGCCGATGACGTGTGCGAGGAGGAGATCGCGGCCTACGTGGCCTCGGGGGAGCCGCTCCATGTCGCTGGCGCCTTCACCGTGGACAGCCTCGGCGGCGCCTTCATCACCCGCGTCGAGGGGGATCCCTCGACGGTCGTCGGGATGTCACTGTCCACCGTGCGCCGCCTCGCGGCCGACCTGGGGGTCCGGTGGACGGATCTGTGGTCGTAG
- a CDS encoding class I SAM-dependent RNA methyltransferase, with product MTSSAADVLDLDITGIAHGGTFVARHEGRVVFVSDAIPGERVRARLLESAAGAGDADTRSFWRAETVEVLEASPHRRPHIWAEADVTHDPADRPGGADLGHIELGQQRVLKRQVLTEALDRFAGPGLEAPEIEAVESGDGTGWRTRMTLHVDDDGRVGPFAARSHRIVPVSSYPLARPAIAEAALALGAERPGRIDLVEPADGRVRILRHPEAARRSARDRRARPTPEVVQERVGDRGFAVDAGGFWQVHPRAASVLDGAVYGLLDGHVEPDATHYDLYGGVGLFARTLADLGGTDIVTVESSRRATEHAAANLAPLEVSAVTARVDRFLQQPRGAGATGAVVLDPPRSGAGRAVVEGVHAMAPSAIAYVACDPVALARDLGTFRGLGWRVDTLRGFDLFPHSHHFEVVALLTR from the coding sequence ATGACTTCCTCCGCAGCCGACGTGCTCGATCTCGACATCACCGGCATCGCCCACGGAGGCACGTTCGTCGCCCGACACGAGGGCCGCGTGGTCTTCGTGTCCGATGCGATCCCGGGCGAGCGGGTGCGAGCCCGTCTCCTGGAGTCCGCCGCGGGGGCCGGCGACGCGGACACGCGGAGCTTCTGGCGGGCGGAGACCGTCGAGGTCCTGGAGGCGTCGCCGCACCGCCGGCCGCACATCTGGGCGGAGGCGGACGTCACGCACGACCCGGCGGACCGACCGGGCGGTGCGGATCTTGGTCACATCGAGCTCGGGCAGCAGCGGGTCCTCAAGCGGCAGGTGCTGACCGAGGCTCTCGACCGCTTCGCCGGACCGGGTCTCGAGGCGCCGGAGATCGAGGCCGTGGAGTCCGGGGACGGCACGGGATGGCGCACGCGGATGACTCTCCACGTGGACGACGACGGCCGCGTCGGTCCGTTCGCGGCCCGCAGCCATCGCATCGTGCCGGTGTCGTCGTATCCGCTCGCGCGACCGGCGATCGCGGAGGCCGCGCTCGCACTGGGAGCGGAGCGGCCGGGCCGCATCGACCTCGTCGAGCCTGCGGACGGCCGGGTGCGGATCCTGCGTCACCCGGAGGCGGCGCGGCGATCGGCGCGAGACCGCCGGGCGCGGCCCACGCCGGAGGTCGTGCAGGAGCGGGTCGGCGACCGCGGGTTCGCCGTCGACGCCGGAGGATTCTGGCAGGTGCACCCGCGGGCCGCGTCCGTCCTCGACGGCGCCGTCTACGGCCTGCTCGACGGGCACGTGGAGCCGGACGCGACGCACTATGACCTGTACGGGGGCGTCGGCCTGTTCGCCCGCACGCTCGCGGATCTCGGCGGCACGGACATCGTCACGGTGGAGTCGAGCCGGCGGGCCACGGAGCACGCGGCCGCCAATCTCGCCCCGCTCGAGGTGAGCGCCGTCACCGCCCGGGTCGACCGCTTCCTGCAGCAGCCCCGCGGCGCGGGCGCGACGGGGGCCGTCGTGCTCGACCCGCCCCGCTCCGGCGCCGGTCGTGCGGTGGTCGAGGGGGTGCATGCGATGGCGCCGTCGGCGATCGCGTACGTGGCGTGCGATCCGGTCGCCCTCGCCCGTGATCTCGGCACGTTCCGGGGCCTCGGCTGGCGGGTGGACACGCTCCGCGGGTTCGACCTGTTCCCGCACTCGCACCACTTCGAGGTCGTCGCGCTGCTCACTCGGTGA
- a CDS encoding response regulator transcription factor translates to MSTVALIDDHESVRLGLEAACARDGHAVVFSGSTVGSYLSWRSATGAPPADVVVLDLTLGDGTTVTENVTSLVADGASVVIHSVADRPAAVREALAAGAAGVVSKSSALDDVLDAIRTVAQGEALNNVEWASAVDGDRAFADAQLSTREREVLRLYATGLPLKAVAERLGVAYSTAKENITRIRVKYVEVGRPAPTKVDLLRRAMEDGIVTADGAPSAR, encoded by the coding sequence ATGAGCACCGTCGCCCTCATCGACGACCACGAGTCCGTCCGCCTCGGCCTCGAGGCCGCGTGCGCCAGGGACGGCCATGCCGTGGTGTTCTCGGGAAGCACGGTCGGCTCGTACCTCTCCTGGCGCTCCGCGACGGGGGCCCCGCCGGCGGACGTCGTGGTCCTCGACCTCACATTGGGCGACGGGACGACGGTGACGGAGAACGTGACGTCGCTGGTCGCCGACGGCGCCAGCGTCGTGATCCACAGCGTCGCCGACCGCCCCGCCGCGGTCCGCGAAGCGCTCGCGGCCGGTGCCGCCGGAGTCGTCAGCAAGTCGTCCGCCCTCGACGACGTCCTGGACGCGATCCGCACGGTCGCCCAGGGCGAGGCGCTGAACAACGTGGAGTGGGCGAGCGCCGTCGACGGCGACCGTGCCTTCGCCGACGCGCAGCTGTCCACGAGGGAGCGCGAGGTGCTGCGGCTGTACGCCACAGGACTGCCCCTGAAGGCGGTGGCGGAGCGGCTCGGCGTCGCGTACTCCACCGCCAAGGAGAACATCACCCGCATCCGCGTGAAGTACGTCGAGGTCGGGCGGCCCGCGCCCACGAAGGTGGACCTGCTGCGACGCGCGATGGAGGACGGCATCGTGACGGCCGACGGGGCGCCGAGTGCCCGCTGA
- a CDS encoding ATP-binding protein encodes MPAEPLSVRDAWSKIPSPGSAENGFERFTGKRMERILAIVVALGSAVLGVQALIAALHTLSRPDAPHIAMLVIVFVPLAAMLIACLIGRGVRVASGVFAVVYVLALAAWPAVVDPTDKVAGDQPWIFFLVNVGVVAAMLAFPVRLQFAWAVGVPFVYGYVRLVQGEFSREFWVTTAFDVSFTLILGVVIVSLGWMFRSVAAGVDEARGTAVASYATAAAAAAAEEERVAMSALMHDSVLAALIAAERAEGDRARELAVAMAREALTRLANTEAAVAEEGSDEPVGAAQIVVELRRALSELGADAIVEERGGSGLIPGRAARALVLAARQAIGNAVAHAQGRGLHILVVGHGDEGIAVTVSDTGPGFAVDAIGPDRLGIRASILARMAGVAGTADIASDADGTVVTLGWERS; translated from the coding sequence GTGCCCGCTGAGCCGCTGAGCGTCCGCGACGCCTGGAGCAAGATCCCGTCTCCCGGCAGCGCGGAGAACGGCTTCGAGCGGTTCACCGGCAAGCGGATGGAGCGCATCCTCGCGATCGTGGTCGCGCTGGGCTCCGCCGTCCTCGGCGTCCAGGCGCTGATCGCCGCTCTGCATACGCTGTCGCGCCCGGACGCGCCGCACATCGCGATGCTCGTCATCGTCTTCGTGCCCCTGGCCGCCATGCTCATCGCGTGTCTCATCGGACGCGGCGTGCGCGTGGCGTCCGGTGTCTTCGCCGTCGTCTACGTCCTCGCGCTCGCGGCCTGGCCGGCCGTCGTGGACCCGACGGACAAGGTCGCCGGGGACCAGCCGTGGATCTTCTTCCTCGTCAACGTCGGGGTCGTGGCGGCGATGCTGGCCTTCCCCGTCCGCCTGCAGTTCGCGTGGGCGGTGGGAGTGCCGTTCGTCTACGGGTACGTGCGTCTGGTGCAGGGGGAGTTCTCCCGGGAGTTCTGGGTGACCACGGCGTTCGACGTCTCCTTCACCCTCATCCTCGGTGTCGTGATCGTGTCGCTCGGCTGGATGTTCCGGTCGGTCGCCGCGGGCGTGGACGAGGCACGGGGCACGGCGGTCGCGTCGTATGCGACCGCCGCCGCCGCCGCGGCCGCCGAGGAAGAACGGGTGGCCATGTCGGCGCTCATGCACGACAGCGTGCTGGCGGCGCTCATCGCCGCGGAGCGGGCGGAGGGGGACCGGGCCCGCGAGCTCGCGGTCGCGATGGCCAGGGAAGCCCTCACCCGCCTGGCGAACACCGAGGCGGCGGTGGCGGAGGAGGGCAGCGACGAGCCGGTGGGGGCGGCGCAGATCGTGGTGGAGCTGCGGCGGGCGCTCTCCGAGCTCGGCGCCGACGCGATCGTGGAGGAGCGCGGCGGCAGCGGCCTCATCCCCGGACGTGCCGCGCGGGCGCTCGTCCTGGCGGCCCGCCAGGCGATCGGCAATGCGGTCGCGCACGCGCAGGGACGCGGCCTGCACATCCTCGTCGTCGGGCACGGCGACGAGGGCATCGCGGTCACCGTCTCCGACACCGGGCCCGGCTTCGCCGTCGACGCGATCGGCCCGGATCGTCTCGGCATCCGGGCGTCGATCCTCGCGCGCATGGCCGGGGTCGCGGGGACGGCGGACATCGCGTCCGACGCGGACGGCACCGTCGTGACCCTCGGGTGGGAGCGCTCATGA
- a CDS encoding acyl-CoA carboxylase subunit epsilon, with protein sequence MTAQDPAAAPTPLLFEITRGAATEEELAALIAVLGDAYASEEAAATVEEPQVSAWARTQRPLRRPLRRDIPWGRFAG encoded by the coding sequence GTGACCGCTCAGGACCCCGCGGCGGCGCCCACGCCCCTGCTGTTCGAGATCACGCGCGGCGCCGCCACGGAAGAGGAGCTCGCCGCGCTCATCGCCGTGCTCGGGGACGCGTATGCGAGCGAGGAGGCCGCGGCCACGGTCGAGGAGCCGCAGGTCTCCGCCTGGGCGCGCACGCAACGTCCGCTGCGCCGCCCGCTCCGGCGCGACATCCCGTGGGGCCGCTTCGCGGGCTGA
- a CDS encoding acyl-CoA carboxylase subunit beta has protein sequence MTDKPDPFTTAGKIADLRARYTEAVVDAEAKAKEKQHAKGKMTARERIELLVDPGSFVEFDEYVRHRTTAFGMDRSRPYGDSVVTGVGTIHGRTVAVYSQDFSTFGGSLGEVAGEKIIKIMEFALAGGMPCIGILDSGGARIQEGVVALGKYGEIFRLNTRASGVIPQISIIMGPAAGGAVYSPALTDFVIMVDKTSQMFVTGPDVIKTVTGEDVGMEELGGAYTHNTRSGVAHYLAEDEDDAIDYARTLLGFLPDNNMAELPSYVSAFEFETTDADRSLNTVVPDSPNQPYDIHTVIEHVVDDGDFLEVQPLFAPNIVIGFGRVEGRSVGIIANQPSQMAGTLNIEAGEKASRFVRFCDAFSIPIVTLVDVPGYLPGTDQEWTGVIRRGAKLLYAYAEATVPLVTVILRKAYGGAYIVMGSKQLGADVNLAWPTAEIAVMGGQGAVNILYRGEIRKAEEAGEDVAAVRTRLANEYTYNVASPFLAAERGELDGIIEPANTRVAIAKALRALRGKRAELPPKKHGNIPL, from the coding sequence GTGACGGACAAGCCCGACCCCTTTACCACCGCCGGAAAGATCGCGGACCTGCGCGCTCGCTACACCGAGGCCGTCGTCGACGCCGAGGCGAAGGCCAAGGAGAAGCAGCACGCGAAGGGCAAGATGACCGCCCGCGAGCGCATCGAGCTCCTCGTCGACCCCGGCAGCTTCGTCGAGTTCGACGAGTACGTGCGGCACCGCACCACCGCCTTCGGGATGGACCGGTCGCGTCCGTACGGCGACTCCGTCGTCACCGGCGTCGGCACCATCCACGGGCGCACCGTGGCGGTGTACTCGCAGGACTTCTCCACGTTCGGCGGCTCGCTCGGCGAGGTCGCCGGCGAGAAGATCATCAAGATCATGGAGTTCGCGCTGGCCGGCGGCATGCCCTGCATCGGCATCCTCGACTCCGGCGGGGCGCGCATCCAGGAGGGCGTCGTCGCCCTGGGCAAGTACGGGGAGATCTTCCGCCTGAACACCCGGGCCTCGGGCGTGATCCCGCAGATCTCGATCATCATGGGCCCGGCAGCCGGTGGCGCCGTCTACTCCCCCGCCCTCACCGACTTCGTCATCATGGTCGACAAGACGAGCCAGATGTTCGTCACCGGCCCCGACGTCATCAAGACCGTCACCGGCGAGGACGTCGGCATGGAGGAGCTCGGCGGCGCGTACACGCACAACACCCGGTCGGGCGTGGCCCACTACCTCGCCGAGGACGAGGATGACGCGATCGACTACGCCCGCACGCTCCTCGGCTTCCTGCCGGACAACAACATGGCGGAGCTGCCCTCCTACGTGAGCGCCTTCGAGTTCGAGACCACGGACGCGGACCGCAGCCTCAACACCGTCGTCCCGGACTCGCCGAACCAGCCCTACGACATCCACACCGTGATCGAGCACGTCGTGGACGACGGCGACTTCCTCGAGGTGCAGCCGCTGTTCGCCCCGAACATCGTCATCGGCTTCGGACGGGTCGAAGGACGCTCGGTCGGCATCATCGCCAACCAGCCGTCGCAGATGGCCGGCACCCTCAACATCGAGGCCGGCGAGAAGGCGAGCCGGTTCGTGCGCTTCTGCGACGCGTTCTCCATCCCCATCGTCACCCTCGTCGACGTCCCCGGCTACCTGCCCGGCACCGACCAGGAGTGGACCGGTGTCATCCGCCGCGGCGCCAAGCTCCTCTACGCGTACGCGGAGGCCACGGTGCCGCTCGTGACCGTGATCCTGCGCAAAGCCTACGGCGGCGCGTACATCGTCATGGGCTCGAAGCAGCTCGGCGCCGACGTGAACCTCGCGTGGCCGACGGCGGAGATCGCCGTCATGGGCGGGCAGGGCGCGGTCAACATCCTGTACCGCGGAGAGATCCGCAAGGCGGAGGAAGCCGGGGAGGACGTGGCGGCCGTGCGCACACGCCTCGCGAACGAGTACACGTACAACGTGGCGTCGCCGTTCCTGGCGGCCGAGCGCGGCGAGCTGGACGGCATCATCGAGCCCGCGAACACGAGGGTGGCGATCGCGAAGGCGCTGCGGGCGCTCCGGGGCAAGCGTGCCGAGCTGCCCCCGAAGAAGCACGGGAACATCCCGCTGTGA
- a CDS encoding NTP transferase domain-containing protein, which produces MTLQTVILAAGMGSRLGRALPKPLTELSDGRTIMGQQHDNIRAAFGSDARITTVVGYRAETIIEAFPSVNYVHNDRYDETNTSKSLLRALGATGKSGVLWMNGDVVFDPMILGRAAAYIERDQSFVTVNTAKVSDEEVKYTVTAEGFIKELSKSVKGGLGEAVGINYISSGFKKAFMRQLQRVEDQDYFERGLELAIAEDGLLLEPMDVSDLYAVEVDFAEDLERANLFV; this is translated from the coding sequence GTGACTCTTCAGACCGTCATCCTCGCAGCGGGCATGGGCTCTCGCCTCGGCCGCGCGCTGCCCAAGCCGCTCACCGAGCTCAGCGACGGCCGCACGATCATGGGCCAGCAGCACGACAACATCCGCGCCGCTTTCGGCTCCGATGCACGCATCACCACGGTGGTCGGCTACCGCGCCGAGACCATCATCGAGGCGTTCCCCTCCGTGAACTACGTCCACAACGACCGCTACGACGAGACGAACACGTCGAAGAGCCTGCTGCGCGCCCTCGGCGCCACGGGCAAGAGCGGCGTGCTGTGGATGAACGGCGACGTCGTGTTCGACCCGATGATCCTCGGCCGCGCGGCGGCGTACATCGAGCGCGACCAGTCGTTCGTCACCGTCAACACCGCCAAGGTCAGCGACGAAGAGGTCAAGTACACCGTCACCGCGGAGGGCTTCATCAAGGAGCTGTCGAAGTCCGTCAAGGGCGGCCTCGGCGAGGCGGTCGGCATCAACTACATCTCCTCGGGCTTCAAGAAGGCGTTCATGCGCCAGCTGCAGCGCGTCGAGGACCAGGACTACTTCGAGCGCGGACTCGAGCTGGCGATCGCCGAGGACGGCCTGCTGCTCGAGCCGATGGACGTCTCCGACCTGTACGCGGTCGAGGTCGACTTCGCGGAGGACCTGGAGCGCGCGAACCTCTTCGTGTGA
- a CDS encoding ATP-binding cassette domain-containing protein has protein sequence MKTTTAKSAAAKAKATPTKAAAEKAAASADVVVEPTPRASVDPASAPAGARTASAARAAAAKNTAARSAGTTRAPATKKPAATSAAKTAAAKSAAAKAQASKTTARAAAAKTAAAKAAAAKAAATKAAAAKAAEAADLEVSEPASIEAPATNTAVEAPTEAPVVATPVAEPQEETAAPEAPASEDVVTTTAESGARENEVEISDTTVPVTEDPSPEDSRVADVEVVEVVEPVTAEEPPARVDQESEEGAATEAIRIRGLVKQFGENRAVDGIDLTVPAASFYGIVGPNGAGKTTTLSIVAGLLRADEGSVLICGIDQAREPLAAKRVMGVLPDRLRTFDRLTGRQLLYYYGLLRGLAVDVIEKRTADLARAFDLGDALNRVVSDYSAGMTKKIMLAGAMIHSPRVLVLDEPFESVDPVSSAVILDILRAYVSHGGTVILSSHGMDLVERVCSRVAIIVNGEVLAEGTIDEVRAGQTLESRFVELAGSSGEVEGLEWLHTFSD, from the coding sequence GTGAAGACGACGACGGCGAAGAGCGCCGCGGCGAAGGCGAAGGCGACGCCGACCAAGGCGGCGGCGGAGAAGGCCGCGGCGTCCGCGGATGTCGTCGTCGAGCCCACCCCCCGGGCGAGCGTCGATCCCGCCAGCGCACCGGCCGGCGCCCGCACGGCGTCGGCGGCCCGGGCGGCGGCGGCGAAGAACACCGCGGCGCGCTCCGCCGGCACCACGCGCGCACCCGCGACGAAGAAGCCGGCCGCCACGTCCGCGGCGAAGACGGCGGCGGCGAAGAGCGCGGCCGCCAAGGCGCAGGCGTCGAAGACCACGGCGCGGGCAGCGGCAGCCAAGACCGCGGCGGCGAAGGCGGCCGCGGCGAAGGCAGCAGCGACCAAGGCTGCGGCGGCGAAGGCGGCGGAAGCCGCTGACCTCGAGGTCTCCGAGCCGGCGTCGATCGAGGCCCCGGCGACGAACACGGCGGTCGAGGCGCCGACCGAGGCTCCGGTCGTCGCGACCCCGGTGGCGGAACCGCAGGAGGAAACCGCCGCGCCTGAAGCCCCCGCGTCCGAGGACGTGGTGACCACGACCGCGGAGAGTGGCGCCCGGGAGAACGAGGTCGAGATCTCCGACACGACCGTTCCGGTGACGGAGGATCCCTCCCCGGAGGACAGCCGCGTGGCGGACGTGGAGGTCGTCGAGGTCGTCGAGCCTGTGACCGCCGAGGAGCCGCCCGCCCGCGTCGACCAGGAGTCGGAGGAGGGGGCGGCCACGGAGGCGATCCGGATCCGCGGTCTGGTGAAGCAGTTCGGCGAGAACCGGGCGGTCGACGGCATCGACCTCACGGTTCCCGCCGCCTCGTTCTACGGCATCGTCGGCCCCAACGGTGCGGGCAAGACGACCACCCTCTCGATCGTGGCCGGCCTGCTGCGTGCCGACGAGGGCAGCGTCCTCATCTGCGGGATCGATCAGGCGCGCGAGCCGCTCGCCGCGAAGCGCGTGATGGGTGTGCTTCCCGACCGTCTGCGCACGTTCGACCGGCTCACCGGGCGCCAGCTGCTCTATTACTACGGGCTGCTGCGCGGGCTCGCGGTCGACGTAATCGAGAAGCGCACCGCCGACCTCGCGCGGGCGTTCGACCTCGGTGACGCCCTCAACCGGGTGGTCTCCGACTACTCCGCCGGCATGACGAAGAAGATCATGCTCGCCGGCGCGATGATCCACTCGCCGCGCGTGCTCGTCCTCGACGAGCCGTTCGAGTCCGTCGATCCGGTGTCCTCCGCCGTGATCCTCGACATCCTCCGGGCCTACGTCTCGCACGGCGGCACGGTGATCCTGTCGAGCCACGGCATGGACCTGGTCGAGCGCGTCTGCTCGCGGGTGGCCATCATCGTGAACGGCGAGGTGCTCGCCGAGGGCACCATCGACGAAGTGCGTGCGGGGCAGACCCTCGAATCGCGCTTCGTGGAGCTCGCCGGCTCGAGCGGAGAGGTGGAGGGGCTCGAGTGGCTGCACACGTTCTCCGACTGA
- a CDS encoding DUF3039 domain-containing protein encodes MSTPLDSPDQGGVATLDRELEELLREENIEPGDHERFSHYVKKDKILESAITGKPVRALCGKKWTPGRDPEKFPICPTCKEIYESMVR; translated from the coding sequence ATGAGTACTCCGCTGGACAGCCCCGATCAGGGCGGCGTGGCAACGCTTGATCGCGAACTGGAAGAGCTCCTCCGCGAGGAGAACATCGAACCGGGCGACCACGAGCGCTTCTCCCACTACGTCAAGAAGGACAAGATCCTCGAGTCGGCGATCACCGGCAAGCCCGTCCGCGCGCTCTGCGGCAAGAAGTGGACGCCGGGCCGTGACCCGGAGAAGTTCCCGATCTGCCCCACGTGCAAGGAGATCTACGAGTCGATGGTCCGCTGA